A window of Ipomoea triloba cultivar NCNSP0323 chromosome 2, ASM357664v1 contains these coding sequences:
- the LOC116009798 gene encoding polygalacturonase 1 beta-like protein 3, translating into MVEMDTSHRLKLINRSILFIFIVFFLFSFNVSFATSNNNNNNNPFSPTSSLIRYWNKHISNELPKPTFLLSKASPLSAVDAAFYARLAAGKALADHLSSFCSAANLFCGFDLSEEIDKRAHSDADFSSYTNKGFANYGSGRLGGADVFKGYSDGINFASGAFVRYSRSSTGHREDFANYSPDANVAAGNFTSYAAGATGGAGDFKTYMPRVNVPDLRFSSYDSSGNNHKLTFKSYVDDTNSGNQAFVSYAKNGNGVPADFNSYGDTSNVIGSAFTGYGELGNAANDSFTAYSSNANNPTNNFKNYGNGGNSGVHSFESYRDTANAGRDTFQSYDRDSNTGKTSFLNYGKSFNEGLDTFKEYAKGGRNPNVGFKVYGFNNSFKEYAQKGITFAGYTKKTSKIVSGKISEPKFFRENMLKEGSTMKMPDIKDKMPARSFLPRPISSKLPFSSKEMSELKRVFHARDNSTMERVIINALGECERVPSRGETKRCVGSVEDMIDFAAATLGRDITVRTTENRAGSRREVVIGKVNGVNGGRVTKSVSCHQSLYPYLLYYCHSVPKVRVYEADILDVETKTKINRGVAICHLDTSAWSPGHLAFVTLGYGPGQIEVCHWIFENDMTWTTADR; encoded by the exons ATGGTGGAAATGGACACAAGTCATCGTCTGAAGCTCATCAACAGATCTattctcttcatcttcatcgTCTTCTTCTTGTTTTCTTTCAAT GTTTCTTTCGCTACttcgaataataataataataataatccattttctccAACATCTTCACTCATTCGCTATTGGAACAAACACATTTCCAATGAGCTTCCAAAGCCCACTTTCCTCCTCTCCAAGGCCTCGCCGCTATCCGCCGTCGACGCCGCCTTTTACGCTCGCCTCGCCGCCGGAAAAGCCCTCGCCGACCACCTCTCGTCCTTCTGCTCCGCCGCCAATTTGTTCTGCGGGTTTGATTTGTCTGAGGAAATTGATAAGAGGGCCCACAGCGACGCCGATTTTAGCTCTTACACTAACAAAGGCTTCGCCAACTACGGCTCCGGCCGCCTCGGCGGCGCCGACGTCTTCAAGGGCTACTCCGACGGGATCAACTTCGCGTCCGGCGCGTTCGTCCGCTACAGCCGGAGCTCCACCGGCCACCGCGAGGATTTCGCGAACTATTCCCCCGACGCCAATGTCGCCGCCGGCAACTTCACCTCCTACGCCGCCGGCGCCACCGGCGGCGCCGGCGACTTCAAGACCTACATGCCGCGCGTCAACGTCCCGGATCTGCGGTTCTCCTCCTACGACTCCTCCGGCAACAACCACAAACTAACCTTCAAAAGCTACGTTGACGACACGAACTCCGGCAACCAAGCCTTCGTCAGCTACGCCAAGAACGGCAACGGCGTCCCCGCGGATTTCAACAGCTACGGCGACACCTCGAACGTCATCGGCTCGGCGTTCACCGGCTACGGCGAGCTGGGAAACGCCGCCAACGACTCCTTCACGGCTTACAGCTCAAACGCCAACAACCCAACTAACAACTTCAAGAATTACGGCAACGGCGGAAACAGTGGGGTCCACAGCTTTGAGAGTTACCGAGACACAGCAAATGCCGGGAGAGACACATTCCAGTCTTACGATAGAGATTCCAACACCGGAAAAACGAGTTTCTTGAATTATGGGAAATCTTTCAATGAAGGATTGGACACATTCAAAGAATACGCTAAAGGAGGGAGAAACCCAAATGTGGGGTTTAAGGTTTATGGGTTTAACAATAGCTTCAAAGAATACGCACAAAAGGGCATCACATTCGCAGGTTACACCAAGAAAACCTCGAAAATTGTCAGTGGCAAAATAAGTGAACCCAAATTCTTCAGGGAGAACATGTTGAAAGAAGGGAGTACGATGAAGATGCCCGACATTAAGGATAAGATGCCGGCGAGGTCGTTTCTGCCCCGTCCGATTTCCTCCAAATTACCGTTTTCGTCCAAGGAAATGTCGGAGCTGAAGCGTGTCTTCCACGCGCGGGACAACTCCACGATGGAGCGCGTGATTATAAACGCGCTGGGGGAATGCGAGCGCGTGCCCAGCCGCGGCGAGACGAAGCGGTGCGTGGGGTCCGTGGAGGACATGATCGACTTCGCCGCCGCCACGTTAGGCCGCGACATCACCGTCAGGACGACGGAGAACCGGGCGGGGTCACGGCGGGAAGTGGTGATCGGAAAAGTCAACGGAGTCAACGGCGGGAGAGTGACGAAATCGGTTTCGTGCCACCAGAGCTTGTACCCTTACTTGCTGTATTATTGCCACTCTGTCCCGAAAGTGAGAGTGTACGAGGCCGACATTCTTGACGTGGAGACTAAGACTAAAATCAATCGTGGCGTGGCCATCTGTCATCTCGACACGTCAGCATGGAGTCCAGGTCATCTGGCCTTCGTCACGCTTGGATATGGCCCTGGCCAAATCGAGGTTTGCCATTGGATTTTCGAGAACGATATGACGTGGACCACTGCTGATCGTTGA
- the LOC116010715 gene encoding methanol O-anthraniloyltransferase-like has translation MALKRDFVVWHKEAELLRPAKPTPQEIKELSDIDDQKGLRLHFCMVMFYRANPLMKAKDSVKVIRDAFAEALVWYYPLAGRLIHHGPKDKFMVDCSAQGISFIEADCNFSMEDLGDAVNRHVFTPKSSCIKCLALMRCLAQFVKAVGEFAQGASSPSIIPVWRRQLLTAKHLPLRTTYDQTQYGLETHEIDATTMDHQNLVSGSFFFGPKEMKALRQKLPLSQTQPNSKFDLITACIWICRTRALEFAGDETVAVICTMNARDKGPLELRHGYYGNAVVFPAAVGKAGRLLCDNKLSLEYAVKLIEKAKSRVSEDYVRWEVEFMGSKGRPAFLRSRGCFVATDLSRLGFDEMDFGWGRPVYGGTMDGGGSATAITHARYRNSDGEDGVVVPVFLPAAAMKRFEAEMKKLTALEPREVVGIQCKSPLKSAL, from the exons ATGGCACTAAAAAGAGATTTTGTTGTTTGGCATAAGGAAGCAGAGCTCCTGCGACCAGCCAAGCCTACTCCCCAAGAAATAAAGGAATTATCAGACATAGATGACCAAAAAGGCCTGAGGCTCCATTTCTGCATGGTCATGTTCTATAGGGCAAATCCCCTCATGAAAGCCAAAGACTCTGTGAAAGTCATTAGAGATGCATTTGCTGAAGCCCTTGTATGGTACTACCCTCTTGCAGGTCGGCTCATTCATCATGGCCCTAAGGATAAGTTCATGGTGGATTGCAGTGCTCAAGGGATTTCGTTCATTGAAGCAGATTGCAATTTCAGCATGGAAGATCTTGGTGATGCTGTTAACCGCCATGTTTTTACTCCAAAGAGCTCTTGCATAAAGTGCCTGGCCCTTATGAGAT GTTTAGCACAATTTGTGAAGGCTGTCGGAGAGTTCGCACAGGGTGCATCTTCCCCTTCAATTATACCTGTCTGGAGAAGACAATTATTGACTGCAAAACATCTCCCACTCCGAACAACCTATGACCAAACACAATATGGCCTCGAAACCCACGAAATCGACGCAACAACAATGGACCACCAAAACTTGGTTAGCGGTTCTTTCTTTTTCGGTCCCAAAGAGATGAAAGCCCTCCGCCAAAAACTTCCACTATCGCAAACTCAACCAAACTCAAAGTTTGACTTGATTACAGCTTGCATATGGATATGCCGAACACGTGCCTTAGAGTTCGCCGGCGATGAGACCGTCGCCGTCATTTGCACGATGAATGCACGTGACAAAGGCCCACTTGAACTCCGCCACGGGTACTACGGCAACGCGGTGGTGTTTCCGGCGGCGGTGGGAAAAGCTGGACGATTATTATGTGACAACAAATTATCATTAGAGTATGCTGTGAAGTTGATTGAGAAAGCGAAGAGTAGAGTGAGTGAAGATTATGTTAGGTGGGAGGTTGAGTTTATGGGTTCGAAGGGGAGGCCGGCGTTTTTGAGATCACGTGGCTGTTTTGTTGCTACTGATTTGAGTAGATTGGGGTTTGATGAAATGGATTTTGGATGGGGGAGGCCAGTGTATGGAGGGACCATGGATGGAGGAGGATCAGCCACCGCTATTACTCATGCTCGCTACCGGAATAGCGACGGGGAAGACGGCGTGGTTGTGCCGGTTTTCTTGCCGGCGGCGGCCATGAAGAGGTTCGAAGCGG